A stretch of the Serratia marcescens genome encodes the following:
- the galR gene encoding HTH-type transcriptional regulator GalR, with amino-acid sequence MATIKDVARLAGVSVATVSRVINNSPKASEGSRTAVLAAMEQLQYHPNANARALAQQSTETLGLIVSDVSDPFFGAMVKAVEQVAYATHNFLLIGNGYHDAEKERQAIEQLVRHRCEALVVHAKRLSDQELCGWMQQIPGMVLINRTLPGFETRCVALDDRYGAWLATRHLIQQGHQRIAIICSTHQISDATDRLQGYLDALQEHGIAVDEKLIAYGEPDEIGGEQAMTELLGRGRSFSAITCYNDPMAAGALSVLSDNSVDVPGQISLIGFDDVLISRYLRPRLTTIRYPIVAMATQAAELALALATRQPLPEITNMFSPTLVRRHSVAPLNNAHEQP; translated from the coding sequence ATGGCTACGATAAAGGATGTTGCCAGGCTGGCGGGTGTTTCCGTGGCCACGGTGTCCCGCGTGATAAACAATTCCCCCAAGGCCAGCGAAGGGTCGCGCACTGCGGTGCTGGCCGCCATGGAACAACTGCAGTACCACCCTAACGCCAACGCTCGGGCGCTGGCGCAGCAATCCACCGAGACGCTGGGCCTGATCGTCTCCGACGTTTCCGATCCCTTCTTCGGCGCGATGGTCAAAGCAGTCGAGCAGGTGGCCTACGCCACCCACAATTTTCTGCTGATTGGTAACGGTTACCACGACGCCGAAAAAGAGAGACAGGCGATTGAACAGCTGGTGCGGCACCGCTGCGAAGCGCTGGTGGTACACGCCAAAAGGCTGAGCGATCAGGAACTTTGCGGCTGGATGCAACAGATCCCGGGCATGGTGCTCATCAACCGCACGCTGCCGGGTTTTGAAACGCGCTGCGTGGCGCTCGACGATCGCTACGGCGCCTGGCTGGCGACCCGTCATCTGATCCAGCAAGGGCACCAGCGTATCGCCATCATCTGCTCCACCCACCAGATTTCTGACGCCACCGACCGGCTACAGGGCTATCTCGACGCGCTGCAGGAACACGGCATTGCGGTGGATGAAAAGCTGATCGCCTACGGCGAACCGGACGAGATCGGCGGCGAACAGGCAATGACCGAGTTGCTCGGCCGCGGCCGTTCGTTCTCCGCCATTACCTGCTACAACGATCCGATGGCCGCCGGCGCGCTGTCGGTGCTGAGCGACAACAGCGTCGACGTGCCGGGGCAAATTTCGCTGATCGGTTTCGACGACGTGTTGATTTCGCGCTATCTACGCCCACGCCTGACCACCATTCGCTACCCTATCGTCGCGATGGCCACTCAGGCGGCGGAACTGGCCCTGGCCTTGGCCACTCGGCAACCGCTGCCGGAAATCACCAACATGTTCAGCCCGACGCTGGTGCGCCGCCACTCGGTCGCCCCCCTCAACAACGCGCACGAACAGCCGTAA